One region of Colius striatus isolate bColStr4 chromosome 4, bColStr4.1.hap1, whole genome shotgun sequence genomic DNA includes:
- the LOC104559506 gene encoding fatty acid-binding protein 5: MAIDAYLGKWCLISSEGFEEYMKELGVGMAMRKMGSMAKPDVYIIKDGDTITVKTESTFKTSQFSFKIGEKFEENTLDGRKTQTLISLKDDGSLIQEQEWDGKKTIITRKLVDGQLVVECDMNGVKCTRVYQKA; this comes from the exons ATGGCCATCGATGCGTATTTGGGCAAATGGTGCCTCATCTCCAGCGAGGGCTTCGAGGAGTATATGAAGGAGCTGG GTGTGGGTATGGCCATGAGAAAAATGGGAAGCATGGCCAAACCAGATGTTTACATTATTAAAGATGGAGACACAATCACCGTGAAAACAGAAAGCACCTTCAAAACTTCACAGTTCAGTTTCAAAATTGGTGAGAAATTTGAGGAAAATACATTAGATGGCAGGAAAACTCAG ACCCTTATCAGCTTAAAAGATGATGGATCATTGATTCAGGAGCAGGAATGGGATGGCAAGAAGACCATAATAACACGGAAGCTAGTGGACGGACAGTTGGTGGTG GAATGTGACATGAATGGTGTCAAATGCACTAGAGTCTACCAGAAAGCATGA